TCGGGAAATCACGAGTCGCACGCGATACACAAAATTAGCAAACTTCGATCCTGAGTGATCGAAACAATTCCAGAGAATGCCTGGTCCTGTCGTGGTGAAATGAAAACCCCCGTTTTCAATCTTACATCTTGCCTGAGCAGAGGTACCTTGCCCCCAGGCACTCGTAGCAGGATTGTTCAACGGATCAAAGAATGAAGGAGTTTCCCTGGTAATCGTATCGTATCTGCCAAGGAGGGTGGCGACGGCGGTAGCAGTGGCGTTGGGCGTGGGCGTGGCTGTTGGGCCGATGGTAGTCGAAGTGGAAGATGGTGTCGGTCCAGGGGTTGATGTGATCTGTGTCCCTGGCTGAGATTGCACAATAACATAGACCCCAACTCCTGCGCCCACGACGAGCAGCACTGCCAGCATGGCCGATAACAGGAGGGCCATACGCCGACGCTGCCCTCCTCCCTGCTGAGGGTGCGTGCCCGACGCGGACAATGCGCCTGGCAGCGTTGGAGCCTGAACAGGCCGAGGCGGTACATTGATCGTGCGCGGCGGGGTAAATGGCAGAGTCTCAGGGGCTGTGGGCCGCTGGACTCCAGGCGGCCATTGCCCTTGCAGCCCCAGTGCGAACGCCTGGGCGAAGGCTCCCGCGCTGGCGAAACGATCTTCGGGGCGCTTTGCCAGCGCCATGACTATCACAGCCTCGGCGGCTTCCGGCAGCTCTGGCCGGATGGTTCGCGGCGGCGGGGGCGGTTCCTGGGCATGCTTCTTGAACAATTCGTCAAAGGACTTCCTCTGAAAGGGAACGCGCCCCGTTACCAGTTCATAGACCACCACTCCCAGGCTATAGATGTCACTCGCCGAGGTCGCCTCTTCCCCACCGGCCTGCTCTGGCGACAGATACTCTAGCGTCCCCAGCACCTGGCCGGGCTGTGTCAGGTTGGTGCGCGATTGGCCCAGCAGGCGCGCGATGCTGAAATCAGCCAGATAGGGCTGGCCTTGCGCGTCAAGCAGAATATTGCCCGGCTTGATGTCCCGATGCACTACCCCCAGCCCGTGCGCGTAGTCCAGCGCGGAGGACACCTCGCTCAGATACCGAGCGACCTCATTCAAGGGGAGCGGCCCGCGCTGAGCGGTTAGTCTGGTCGCCAACGTCCCACCCGCCAGATAAGGCAGGACCATATAAAAAAATCCAGCCTCTTCGCCAAAGGCCAGCAGCGAAAGGATGCGCGGATGGCGCAGGCGTTGCAACGTCTCGGCCTCTCGGCGAAAGCGTTTCTCAAATTGCGCGCGGTCTGCCGCCGAGGCATTGAACGGGACAACGAGCAGCTTGATCGCCACCCGCTCCTGCGGCGCGGCAACAGACCGCCCAGAAAAAACCACGCCTGTCGCGCCAGCGCCAAGCTTGCCGTCCAGCCGGTAGCCACCAATGATACGGCCAACGAGATCTTCAGGATTGGAAAGCATCATGATCCCGTCTCTCTTTCTCGCAAGCAGATCGGGCGGAGCATCTTCCTGCCTGCGCATATCGTTCTGATGAAAGAACGCGTCTTCCCCACCTTTTTCGCAAGCACTTGCGCTCTTTTACCGACGAGGAGTCGCGTAAGCCAGGATGACAAACTGGCCTTGATCCTGTGAGCCAATGACGAGGCGATCTCCATGCTGGAGGCGATGCTGCTGGATGCGCGTTCCCTGGAGGGTGAGGCCATTCGTCGAACCCATATCCTGGATAATATAGCTGCCATCGCTGGCGCGATAGAGCAGAGCATGCTCCTTGGAGACTGGTAAGACAGGAACGACCAGGCCCCTGTCCGGCATGCGGCCTACCGTGATACTCCCTTCGCGCAGCGGGGCTACAAAGCGCCCGCCCGGCCAGTCCACTGTCAGGTGCGGCACAGGTTCAGGCGTTAGCAGCAGCGGGGCTTGCTCAGACCCCAGGTTGGTAACGCGCCACTGCGCATCAGCGCGCTCGAAACGCAAGACCATCCCCCCAATGACCAGTTGATCACCGGGATGTAAGTTTGTCTGGTCCTGCTGGCGTCCATTCACATAGAGCGGCCCCGTTTGAGGCAGGCGTATCACCTGCCAGGCACTCTCGTGCCAGGCAAGCCGCAGGTGACGCTTGGAGACGGTATCGTCTGGAACGACCAGATCATTGCCCTCCTCGCGCCCGATGGTCGTGCCCTCGGCCCGCACCTGCGCCCGCAGCGGTGGCGCACTCTGGGCAATCGAGAGGACGAGCAGCATCGGGAGATAGGCAGGAGGCAGCGGCGGGTGAATGATGGGTGAACCAATGGTCAATGTGGGTGGGTCTGCTCGCTGTGGCGGCAAATCAAAGAGTGTGCTGCTCTGCGTCCGCAGATAGAGGACAGGCGTGCCCCATTCCAGGCTGTTCGTCACCTGCATGCTGATCGCCTTGCGCGCTTCGGCAACCGCTCCGTCTACTGGCATCGCGGCGGCCAGGGCGCTGTAGAAGGTGCGCCCACATTGAATCGCAGCGTGGTCGGTGATGTCATATTGCATCGCCAGCACAGCCGGAACGCCGCGCCGCGCCAGTGTCGCCGCCGTGCTGGAAAACAGGTCGAGTTCACTGCCCTTCGCGCCTTCGCAAGCATTCAGCAGCGCCAGCCGCAGGCTCGTATGATCGGCCAGCAGGCGGCCCAATTCCGTCGCGTTGAGCAGATGCGTCTTGCCGTGTTCATCTGCCAGCGCCAGCACACCCTCATTGGTATCGGGATTAAACCCACCATGCCCAATGAAATGAAAGATATGCCAGGGGCCACCCCACATCGCTTTCTGTAGGTCTTGCCAGGTCTGTCCGCGCAGCCATTTTAACTCGACCAGCTTCACAGCCTCCAAGTCTTTCAACGCTTCGCGCATCCGGTCTTTTTCATGCTGGATATTCAGCGGCTCCAGATCGCTGGGGCTGGCAATCATCCCCAGAATACGCAGAGGCGGCTCGACCTTGAGAGGCTGGAGCACCTGGGGCAGATTCAGATAGCGCACCAGTGGAGTGTGGCGCGAGAGGCAGACATACTCTCCCTGGCGGGCATCGTAGAGGTACTCCCAGGGCACCACCGCCAGCTCTGGCGACTGAAGGTGCAGCCGCAGGCGCAGGCCAGTCTCCTGCTTCCTGGCAAACTGTTGGTGTTCTGCGTGCTGGCGGCTCACATCATAGCGGCTGCGTACCTCCTCGGTGATGAGCGCGTCAAACAGGCGCTGGCCGAAGTCCTGCACCGCGCTCATTTCTGGCGAGAGGGAGCGACGCGGCACGCCACCAGAACGCAAGAGGGCAATGCGCAAATCCTTGAGGCGGCTTTCCAGTGCTGGCCCATCAAAGGGAAAGCGCATGGTGATCTGCGCCTCGCCTGCGGGCGAGCGAACCGCTATCGGATAGCTGCCTGCATGGCCTGGCCCAACTTCGAGGTCAAAGTTCAGGTACTCCATCGGAGTCCTCCCCGTGTCGTCTCTTAACCCCAATTCTAGCTGCTCAGGCCGAGCCAGGCTCTAACAACTCGGCCAGCATAGATAGAAAACGTTGGATGTGTGCGCTATTATGGCATAGCTGTATGCCAGTTACAAGCTGCGGGAAGGGAGGGGTGAAAGAGACACAAAAAAAGGCGATGATCTACGACGGCCCCCGGCAGCCCACCAGAATACCGCCGCAAGATCACCCCTAAGATGATATACTCCGCTTAGTAACACAGAGATGGGGAAAGAAGAGGCAATGTCTATGCCGGGCCAATGGCCTTTCGAGAGCGTTTTGATTGTGAACCGGGGCGAAATCGCTGTGCGCATCATTCGCGCCTGCCGCGAGTTGGGGCTGAAGAGCGTGGCCGTCTATTCCGACGCAGACCGCGCCGCCCGCCATGTGCGCCTGGCCGACGCAGCCTATCATATCGGGCCAGCGCCCGCCCGCGAAAGCTATCTGAACATCCCCACACTGCTGGAAGTGGCGCGCCTATCGGGCGCGAAAGCCATCCATCCGGGGTACGGTTTTCTGGCGGAAAACGCCGCTTTTGCCGACGCCTGCGCCGAGGCCGGGCTGATCTTCGTTGGCCCAACGGGAGACGCCATGCGCGCCGTAGGCGAAAAAACCTCCGCCCGGCGCGTGGCTCAGAAAGTGGGCGTGCCTATCGTCCCCGGCGCGACGGCTGGCCTGGAAGACGCCAGAGAGGCGGCGCGGCTGGCCGAAACGCTGGGCTATCCCGTCATGCTCAAGGCAGCGGCGGGCGGCGGCGGCATGGGCCAGCGCGTCGTCCAGCGGCCCGAAGAGATCGAAGCCTCCCTGCGGGCGGCGCGCAGCGAGGCCGCCAGCGCCTTTGGCGACAGCGAAGTCTACATGGAAAAGGCTATCACGCCCGCCCGGCATATCGAGGTACAGATTATCGGCGACACACACGGCAGCGTCGTGCATCTAGGCGAGCGCGAATGCTCGGTGCAGCGCCGCCGCCAGAAGTTGATTGAGGAATCGCCCTCCGTTGCGCTGGGCGACGAACTACGGGCCAGTTTTGCCGAAGCGGCCATCAAAGTCGCCAGGGCGATTGGCTATACGAACGCAGGCACCTGCGAGTTCCTGCTCGGCCCTGATCGCCAGTTCTATTTTCTGGAGGTCAATACGCGCCTCCAGGTGGAGCATCCCGTCACCGAATGGCGCACCGGTCTTGATCTCGTCAAAGAGCAGCTTCGCGTCGCCGCCGGGCTGCCGCTCTCCTTCACCCAGGAGCAGGTGCGCTTCCGAGGCCACGCCATCGAATGCCGCATCACCGCTGAAAACCCCTACAACCGCTTTCTGCCGCGCGGCGGCACGATTGCCGCGTACCAGGAACCGGGCGGCCCAGGCGTGCGCGTGGACAGCGGAGCCTATGCCGGAATGGATGTACCGCTCTTCTATGATTCCCTGCTCGCCAAGCTGATTACCTGGGGCGAAGACCGCCTTGAGGCTATCGCCCGCCTGCGCCGCGCCCTGGAAGAATATACCATCGCGGGCGTCAGCACGACCATCCCATTTCACCAGTTTGCTATCGAGCATCCGCGTTTCCTGGCAGGCGATCTTTCTACCGGCTGGGTCGCCGAAACCTGGGGGGAATCGGGCGAAAAAGCCGCGCAAGATGTGCCAGAGACAGAAGGCGCGCTCAGCCCGCAAGCCGTCGCCGCGCTGGCCGCCGCGCTGGTGGACCAGGACGCGGGCGCAGCCGCGCGCCGCCGCATCCATCCGGCAGGCGCGCAAGACGGCGAGCGCAGCCGCTGGCGCGATGCTGGCCGCCGATCAGCCTTGCAGGGATGGTAGAGACACGGCAGCTACTGCATATACTCAGGAGGATACATGACACCAGCAGAAATCTTAGAAGAACTGAAGAGGCTCCCAGCTACAGAACGGCTGAGCATTATTGAAGAAGCGCTGCATCTTACCCGTGAAGAGATGCAACAAGGAGGCCCATTTCAACTTCAGCCTATCGGAATCGTCAAATCACCCATCAGCGAAGAGGTCGTTGAGAACTGGGGCGAAGTCGTCAGCGAAATCGTGCTAAATGAAGCGTTTGCTCCGGGCCTGCAAGGGCTGGAACAGTTCTCGCACGTCATGGTCATTTTTTATATGCACCAGGCGCACTTCGACCTTGCCCGCGATCTTGTCAGGCGTCCGCGTGGGCGCGACGACATGCCATCGCTGGGCATCTTTGCCCAGCGCCCCAAGCTGCACCCGAACCCCATCGGCATCACTGCCGTCCAATTCGTGGAAGTAACAGGCAATATACTCAAAGTCAAAGGGCTGGATGCCATCAATGACACACCTGTGCTGGACCTTAAGCCTTATTTCCCGATCTTTGATCGCGTGGACAACGCGCGCACGCCTGAATGGGTTGATAGACTCCTGCAAGGCTACTTTTAGCGCAAACCGAGAGGATAGGCCACTATGGGCATCCTGACCGAAGACATGCAGCGGGTGGTCAACGAGCAGCGGCTGGGCTATATCGCCACCGTCTGCCCCGATGGCACGCCCAACCTCTCGCCCAAGGGTACCACCACCGTCTGGGACGATGACCACCTGATCTTTGCCGACATCTGCTCGCCCAACACCGTCGCCAACCTGCGGCAGAATCCGGTGCTGGAAATCAACGTCGTTGATACCACGCTGCGCAAGGGCTACCGCTTCAAGGGTACAGCAACCATCCTGGCCGACGGGCCGCAATTTGACGAGATGGTGGCTTTTTATCGCCAGCGCGGCACAGCCAGCCCGATCCAGCATATCGTGCTGGTGAAGGTCGCGCGCGCCCTCCCCTTAATCTCGCCCGCGTATGACCTGGGCCAGAGCGAAGCAGAGGTCAGCAGTCACTGGGAACGCTATTGGGACGACCTGCGCCAGCGCCGCGCGGCCCACAAATAACAGGCGCACTTTGCTTGTAGCGCCGCCTTCCAGGCGGCCAGCGGTTCGCCGCAAGGGGCGGCGCGCTGCACGCGGCTGCGGGATCAGCCGCCATCCTGGCGCAGAAAATCCAGCAGCACTTGCTTGACCTCATCAGCAGCCTCCTGCTGCACCCAATGCCCGCAGTTCGGGATAGCATGAACCCGCAGGTTGCGTACATATCGCTCTGTACCCACCACCAGTTGCTTGCCCAGCGCAATATCTTCTTCGCCCCAGATCAGCAGCGTCGGCGCAGTAATGGGCAGGTTCGGCAGATAGATGCCCCAGCGAACTACCGCGCGATAATAGTTGATTGCCGCACGCAGCGCGCCCGGCTGGCTGAGCGCCTCGGCGTAGACGCGCAAATCATCATCGCTGATCGCGCTCTTGCGCACCGCGCTGCCGCGCATGCCGCGCTCCAGAAAGAGCGCGAGATTGCGGCCTAGCAGCGCCTCCGGCAGCCAGGGAAGTTGGAAGAAAAAGACATACCAGCTTTTGCGCAGTTGGCGAACGTGGCGCAGTTCCGCCTGCATTCTGGCCGGATGCGGCGCGTTGCAGATCACCAGCTTCTCAACGGCCTCTGGATATTCCATCGCAAAACGCCACGCGACGACACCGCCCCAATCGTGTCCAACGATGATGGCCTTTTGCTCGCCCAACGCTTGAATCAACCCCATCACATCAGAGGTCAGTATTGGAAGTTGGTAGTTCAGCACGCCCTCTGGCTTGTCGCTCAGATTATAGCCGCGCATATCGGGCGCAGCGGCGCGAAAGCCCGCTTCGGCCAGCGGATGCAGATACTGCCGCCAGGAATACCAGCACTCCGGGAAGCCATGCAGCAAGACCACCAATGGCCCGCGCTCGCCTTTTATCGCCGCGTGCAGTCGGATGCCATTGGTTGTGATAGTCGTTTCACGCCAGGATGGCGAGCGTGGCGCGGTTTGCTCTAACATCGTTCTAATTCCTCTTCCAGATCACTCCTGACTCTCCTGCCAAAACTATAGCAGCCAGATGAGCGCCCCAGCCACAACAAGAACCGCGTATGGCGCGTATAGAGAGGTGAGGCATGCGCTCAGCAGCGGCGCGAGCAGAGCGATATGGCCGAAGGAAGGTTGATAGGTATGAGCAAGCGCAGCCGACATCCTGACCCCGCCGACCCGACACAGTGGGTCGGCCAGCCCTATACGCCACACGACCCCTACTATTATCTAACAGGCCAGGGGCGACTACGCTCCCCCTGGAAAAGCCTGGGCTTCTATGGCGGCATGTTGTTGGTCGGCGGCGCGATTACCTGCGTGGCACTGATCGTCATTGGCCTGATCCAGACCAACGGTCCGGCATTCTGGGCGCTGCTGGCCTTGATCGGCGCCGCCATCATCGGCACGCTGGCCGGAGCCGCCAGCGCCAGACATAGACGCCAGTCCAGGGACCAGCAGAAGCGCCCCCGCCATCACAAGGCGCGCTAAGAGCTTGATTTCCCTGAACCGGGCTGCTTGATCTTCCTGAGCAGGGCTGCAAGAGTTCGTGCCGTTCGGTCTGCTGCATCCAGCCATCCGCGCCGTGGATTAGGGGCGGCTGCTGGCGAGCCGTCCCGCCCCTTTCACTCAAATATGATAGGATTAAGAAGGGAAAACAAGAAAGGAGCAGCAGATGGTAGAACATCCATTGATCGAGCGCGATCCAGAGATTCTCTCAGGAAAACCTGTTATCAAGGGAACACGTATGAGTGTAGAACTTATTCTTGAGCGGTTGGCTGGAGGTCACTCTGTCGAAGAGATGCTAGACGATTATCCCTTCCTTACCCGTGAAGAGATATATGCCGCCCTTGAGTACGCCGCTGAGGTAGTCCATGAAGCAACTCGAGACCAGCGTGTGGCCTCATGAGGTTTGCGGCTGATGTCAACGTCCCCAAGCCCCTTCTTAACCGTCTACAAGCGGCGGGACATGAGATCATCTCTATAATCGAGGTAGGCCGAAGATTCTCGGATCGCACTATCTTACGCACCGCCTTAGAGCAACAGGCGGTGGTACTTACCTTTGATAAAGACTTTCGCTATCACACTTTACAAGAAAAGCTGCCATCGTTGGGAGTGGTCTTAGTGCGCCTGGCACGCATGCGCGGTGAGGCGGAAACCGAGCGCGTCATGCAGGTGATCAGCGAATACAGCGAGCGATTCTGGGGCCATCTCATCATCATTTACCCTGACCGCGTAGAACAGTACCCACTCTGAGCGTTTCCATTCGCGGCGTTATAATAGAACACGTCTGGACTGATCTTCTCTGAAAAAGCAGCCCATCTCCTGTAACCCCAGCGCCGTATTATACTTCTGAAGGATGAATGCAGTATGCAGATAGATAGTCTCTCTATACGCGAAACACTGAGCCAGCCCGCCGGACGGCAGATCATCGTCAACGGCTGGGTGCGCACGCGCCGCCAATCCAAAGCCGTCTCGTTTGTCGAACTCAACGACGGCTCCAGCTTCAAGAATCTCCAGATCGTCATCGAGCAGGGCGCGCTGCCGCCAGAAACCGACGCGGCGTTGACGACGGGAAGCTGCATCCGCGCCACCGGCGATCTGGTCGCTTCGCCAGCGGCGGGTCAGCCGGTGGAACTGCGCGCCCGCGAGATTTTTATCTATGGCACAGCGGACCCCGCCAGCTTCCCGCTGCAAAAGAAGGGGCATTCGCTGGAGTTTCTGCGCGAGATCGCTCACCTGCGACCTCGCACCAACACCTTTGGCGCGGTCTTTCGCGTGCGCAATGCGCTGGCCTTTGCTATCCACCGCTTCTTTCAGGAACGCGGCTTCCTCTATATTCAAGCGCCGGTCATCACTGCCTCCGACGCCGAGGGCGCGGGAGCGATGTTTGGCGTGACCACCCTCGACCTGCTGAACCTGCCGCGCGACTCAGACGGCAAGCCCGACTATACGCAAGACTTCTTCGGCAGCCCCACCTACCTGACCGTCAGCGGCCAGCTTGAAGCCGAGATTATGGCCCTGGCCTTCAGCCAGGTCTACACCTTCGCCCCCACCTTCCGCGCCGAAGACTCCAACACGCCGCGCCATGCCGCCGAGTTCTGGATGATCGAGCCGGAGATGGCCTTCTATGATCTGGACGATAATCGGCGGCTGGCCGAAGACTTCATCAAATACCAGATTCGCTCCATCATGGAGCAATGCCCTGACGACCTGGCCTTCTTCAATCAGCGCATCGAGCCAGGGCTGCTTGACGCGCTGACGCATGTGCTGGAGACGCCTTTCGAGCATATCTCCTATACCGAAGCCGTCAAGCTGCTGGAACAGTCGGGCGAAAGCTTCCAATATCCCGCGCAGTGGGGCATGGACCTGCAAACCGAACACGAACGCTATCTGACCGAGCAAACCTTCAAGAAGCCCATCGTCGTCACCGACTACCCGAAACAGATCAAAGCCTTTTATATGCGCGAGAACGACGACGGCCAGACTGTGCGCGCTATGGACGTGCTGGTTCCGCGCATCGGCGAGATTATCGGCGGCAGCCAGCGTGAAGAACGCTACGATGTGCTGCTGCGCCGCATCCGCGAGATGAAGCTCAATGAAGAGAACTACTGGTGGTATTTAGAATTACGGAAGTTCGGCGCCGCGCCGCATTCCGGCTTTGGGCTGGGCTTCGAGCGCATGCTGATGTTTGTCACCGGCATGAAAAACATCCGCGATGTCATTCCCTTTCCGCGTACACCAGGCAACGCCGCCTTTTAAGAACAGAAAAATCAGTAAGGAGCGAACACCCATGTGTTACGACGACAACGCCCGTCCACCCCTGCCACCGGGAGAAGCTGGCCCCGCGCATGGTGAGGAGATCGTCCTCACCGCCGCCGACGGCAATCGCTTTGCCGCCTATGTAGGCCATCCCGCCAAACCATCTCACGCGCAGATCATCATCTATCCCGATGTGCGCGGGCTGCACCAGTTCTATAAAGAACTGGCTTTGCGCTTTGCCGAGGTCGGCATCACCGCCATTGCCATTGATTATTTTGGCCGCACCGCTGGCCTGACCTCCCGCGATGACTCGTTCGAGTTTATGCCGCATGTGCAGCAAATGAAGATCGAGTCATTCACCCAGGATGTCAAAGCCGCGCAGGATGTGCTGCGCCAGCACAACCAGGCGGGCAAGGCTACCTTTACCGTTGGCTTCTGCATGGGCGGTACCCTCTCATTCACCACTGGCATGGACAAAGCGTTGGGCTTTGCCGGGGTGATTGGCTTTTATGCTGGCATGAGCAGAGACTTCGGCGGCAAAGGCACCATTCTGGACCGCGCCGGGGAAGTCACCTACCCCGCGCTGGGCCTCTTTGGCGGAGCCGACCAGGGCATCCCGGTCAGCAACGTCGAGGAGTTTGACAAGCGACTGGACGCGACAGGCTTCGAACACACCATCATCATCTACCCGAACGCACCGCACAGCTTCTTTGATCGCCGCTCTGCCGACTATGCCAGCGAATCAGCCGACGCCTGGCAGCAGATATTGACGTTCATCGGCGCGCACACGCCACAATAGCATGGTATCGCCAGGGCGGAGGGCATAGCGCCCTCCGCCCTGCCTCTTTCTCCTTGCGCGCCTGTCGCTTATGCGATGTCGCGGGCCGAACGACGCTTCGTCGTCGCATCCCAGGAGATAATACGCCTGGGAGTCAGGCGGATCAATTCCGGGCTGAAGTGGGGTAAAATCGCTTGCCCACCTTCGGTCAGCGCCTCCGCATGCCCGCGAATCTCAATACCACGCGGCTGCCAGGGGGGCAAGACATCATCAACCACAAACGCGGCGAGGCCATTACGCGCCACATTGCGAAACTTCTGAGTCTCGCTGATATTCAGCCCGCCAATGTCAATGGTATCCAACTCCTCATTATAGCGGAACCCCACCGGCGCGATCTGAGGGGCGCCACGCGCATTCACAGTGGCAAGCCTGCCCAGACGCTGCGTCTTCAAATACTCCAGTTCCGCTTCCAGAAACTTACTCATATGGCGCCTCTTCATTCTCTGTGCTTAGATGGACGTACCTATCATGGTTTTTCTGAAGAGCAGGCGCTTTTTCTGCTCCTCTCATAGAGAAACATAGCATGTTGTCGGGAAAGCGCATCGCCCAAAACGCCAGAGCAGCCCCTAGCCTTTTGGGTAGCAGCCTCTCCCCGATTGCGCTCATCGAGATTGCAGCGATCCTTAGATACGACGCCACAGCATGCCATCCCCTGGATCGCTGTGGGCCGCATGTTAAAGCAGTTCAGGGGGCTGTGTCTTGTCTGGTTGTGCGGTATAATAGGCGCTACAATAGCTGCTGACCAGCGCACGCGATGAGGGTAGCCCAAGCCCATCGTTGCTGTTCATCGCTGGTTATCACAGGTGGGTTCTCCCGCTGCTCCGTTGTGCCAGGAGGGTATATCCCATGCAGTCCTCAGTATCGTTCAACCATGCTTCACCACCAACCGCGAGGATAGCGCCAGAAGACACCCGGCAACCGGAACAGGGGAGGCGGGTCTGGAGGCTTCCCATCCTCTTTCTCGTGCTGGTAGCCTTGGTGGCGCTCGTGCTGGCGCTTACATCGCCAGATGTTCGGCGCACTATCAGCGGACTTACCCGGCTCCTCAGCATCCTTTTTTGCCTGGGTTGCACCCTCTGGCTGGCCGCGCGCACCCCGCGCGGGCGCACGAAATGGGCCTGGATATTCCTCGCCCTTGGGCAAGTGAGTTACGCGGCTGGGAATATCATCATGGTTCTCTCGTTCCAAAACGCCTCGCCCGCCTCAGCCTCCCTGGCCGACGTTTTCTTATTACAGCTTGCCCCTTTTACATTGGTTGGCGTTCTTCTCTTCCCCCTGCTGCGCATTTCGGCAGCGAAGCAGGTCCGAGTTATTCTCGATGTGGGCATTGTACTGGGGGCGCTCTTTGGGCTGGCGCTGGTCTTCTTGATTGCCCCACGCTACCACAGCGGCGCTGCTGTTGGCGTTGTGTTTATCGGCTATCCGGTTGTAGATTTCACGCTGCTGCTGGTCTTGATTGTCCTGCTGGCGCGCGGGGTCCAGAGCAGCTATCGGCCTGTACTCTTCTGGCTGATGGGCGGCTTCCTCTGTCTGATGTCTGCCGATACCGCCTACAATTATCTCTCCCTGCCTGATTTGCATGTTGGTCCCGCCTATGCGCCTGGGACATTCTTTGTAGACCCTTTCTGGGTCGCCGGTGTCCTTGCCTTGAGCCTGGCGCCGCTCTCGCTGCTGCGCAGCCGTCAGCCGCGTCCCCAGTGGGCCTGGGGAGAGGGGCTGACCACGCGAACACCCCGGCTTCGGGCGAGTTCCGCGCCGAGCCAGTTGTTCTTGCTCGTCGCCCCGGTCCTGCTCTTATTTGGACTCCTGATCGCAATTCAGGCCCGGCCAGACCGACAGGGCGCTGTCGTCCCACTGCTCATCCTCACCGGACTGGTAGTGCTGCTCATCATTACCCGGCAGTTACTGACGACGCGCGACCTCCTCAATGCGCTCAGCGCCAATGAACGGGCGGCGCAGCTTGATTCGTTAAAAGATCAATTTATCACCAGTGTCAATCATGAACTGCGCACTCCGCTGATGACTATGCAGGGCTATATTGAACTGCTGGCCGATCCAGAAGCGCAGGCGACACCAGCCAAGCGGCTGGATATGCTGGAACGAGCGCAAGGGGCGTGCGCAAATCTGGTACATCTGGTGAAAAGTATCCTCGATACTCGCCGCATCGAAGAGGAAGCTGGCGACTATACACCCGAAGCGGTGAATGTCCGAGAAGTGGCTCAGGCGGCCCTCACACTTGTTGACCCGCTTGAGGCTGATCGTACCGGGCGGCATGTGCAACTCTACATTCCCGCAGACCTTGCTGTTTGGGGCGACCCTGTTCGGGTGCAGCAGATCATCACCAATTTGATCTCAAATGCAATCAAGTATTCCTCACCAGAGACGCCGATCATCATCGGAGCGCGGCTCATCCCCGATAAAAGCGCGCGCTTCCTCAGCCGGGTAAGCGCCAGCCGAGCGCCTGGGCAGATGGTGGAAATCGCGGTGCAGGACCAGGGCCTGGGCATCCCTCCAGAGCAGCGAGAACTGCTTTTTAGACGCTTTGTACGCCTGCCCCGCGACATCGCCAGCAGCGTGCATGGCAACGGTTTAGGACTCTATCTCTGTCGGGTATTCGCTCAAGCGATGGGCGGGACAGTCGGAGTCGTAAGTACCGGGATACCGGGAGAAGGCTCGATCTTCTTTCTGCGCCTGCCTGCCCAGACAGAAGAGGGACCTGCCACACTACCGGAGGCCGGGGCCGTAAGCATGCAGGGCCAGCCAGAGTAAAAAAGCGTCTGCCCTTGACACACCCGACAGGCCAACTCTAGAATGTGTTCGTATCGAAAGACAGAGCAGAGTACAGAACACAAGAGGCCAGAATGCTGCTGGATGTGTTACTTGGGGCGCTGGCTGGAATACTGGTTGCATCGTTTAGCTGGCTTTTGTTGATCCGGCGCGCGTTTGGCG
This window of the Ktedonobacterales bacterium genome carries:
- a CDS encoding HAMP domain-containing sensor histidine kinase, encoding MQSSVSFNHASPPTARIAPEDTRQPEQGRRVWRLPILFLVLVALVALVLALTSPDVRRTISGLTRLLSILFCLGCTLWLAARTPRGRTKWAWIFLALGQVSYAAGNIIMVLSFQNASPASASLADVFLLQLAPFTLVGVLLFPLLRISAAKQVRVILDVGIVLGALFGLALVFLIAPRYHSGAAVGVVFIGYPVVDFTLLLVLIVLLARGVQSSYRPVLFWLMGGFLCLMSADTAYNYLSLPDLHVGPAYAPGTFFVDPFWVAGVLALSLAPLSLLRSRQPRPQWAWGEGLTTRTPRLRASSAPSQLFLLVAPVLLLFGLLIAIQARPDRQGAVVPLLILTGLVVLLIITRQLLTTRDLLNALSANERAAQLDSLKDQFITSVNHELRTPLMTMQGYIELLADPEAQATPAKRLDMLERAQGACANLVHLVKSILDTRRIEEEAGDYTPEAVNVREVAQAALTLVDPLEADRTGRHVQLYIPADLAVWGDPVRVQQIITNLISNAIKYSSPETPIIIGARLIPDKSARFLSRVSASRAPGQMVEIAVQDQGLGIPPEQRELLFRRFVRLPRDIASSVHGNGLGLYLCRVFAQAMGGTVGVVSTGIPGEGSIFFLRLPAQTEEGPATLPEAGAVSMQGQPE